GCAGCGCGGCCAAAGCCTATCACGGTCTTGCAGCATGGAGGTTAGGAAGGCTCGAGGTTGCGCGCCGCAGACTTCTCGAAATGCATAAAAGTCTAACCTTCCTCAAAGACGCGTACGAAGTTCTGGCTTCCCTGGAAAAGTCTCAGGGCAATCTGGAAAACGCCGAACACTTTGAAAAAATAGCCCGCACAATGAGCGGCAGAGCATCCTTAACGGAAGCTCCCGATCTACCGGCAGTCCCACAGATTGAGTCTCAGGAGGAAATAGTCGAAGAAAAGAAGCCGGATCAGAAACATGCATCCAGGTTATTCCTTTTCTGTGATAAGGCGATCTCCAAGGTTAGTGATAAATTATTGACTCTGGAGACACCGAAAGACCGGGCCAGGATTTTCGATGGTGATTGCAGGCAATTGATAAAACAGTTCCTTGCTCAGGGGTAAGCGATTAGAGAATCTCTTGACTTCTAATGAAAAATTTCACTAGTATTGCAGTCGGGGATTGTAACAAAGCTATCCGAGTGAACAGGTCAGAAGGAGGATGATTTATGAAGATCGGATTTGCAAGGATTGCAATGGTTGCGGTTTTTATCGGAGCTTTCGTGGCTCTGGGAGCGCTGGTATCGGCGGAAGAACAGGCGGCACCCGATGTTATCGTCATAAAACCCGGCATTTACGAACAACTTACCAAAGCCCCCGTTGAATTTACCCACAAGAAACATGCCGAAGATTACGGTATCGCCTGTGCAGACTGTCATCATGTTTACGAAAACGGTCAGAATGTGTGGAAGGAAGGCGATCCCGTCCAGAAATGCGAGGAATGTCATACCGATGCAACTGTCAAGGGCGAGAAAAAGCTCCCTCCCGAACAGCAAAAGCTCAATCTCAAATTGGCCTTTCACAACAATTGTATCAACTGCCACAGAGATCTGAAAAAGGAAAATCCCGAAACCAAAGCGCCCACAACCTGTAAAGGTTGCCATCCAAAACCGGAAGGAGCCGCCAAGCAATAAATCGACAAACCTGGTACGGTAAACAAGGAGCGACATTAATACCTCTTCCGGGTTTGTCGCTCCTTTTTTGCTTTCTATAACCTGTGTTAACCCTAAATCCGTTAA
The sequence above is drawn from the Thermodesulforhabdus norvegica genome and encodes:
- a CDS encoding cytochrome c3 family protein, producing MKIGFARIAMVAVFIGAFVALGALVSAEEQAAPDVIVIKPGIYEQLTKAPVEFTHKKHAEDYGIACADCHHVYENGQNVWKEGDPVQKCEECHTDATVKGEKKLPPEQQKLNLKLAFHNNCINCHRDLKKENPETKAPTTCKGCHPKPEGAAKQ